The nucleotide sequence TAAATTAAGCAAGTCTATGTGTAGTTAATCAGGAAAGTTCCTTGGAGGAATTGATCAGGATTTTGAAGAAAGGGAATTgtaagaggattctgggaagatggtggaataaggcaAAAAATTACATGGCTCTCCCAAATTTCTCCACAAACAAATTAAAATCATGCCTCAAGGTGAACTTTGAGCAGCAGAGAGAATTAAAAATCAGGGTAAAGCTGTGGTCTGCCTGACAACTTGGGAGGACCTTAGGAAAGACAGGACCTCTGGGGTGATGGTCTGGCCTGACTAAAGTGCAGATACTTCCAATCAACAAACAATGAGCCCTGAAGGCAGCTCTGTCAGCAGCTTCAGCTTCAGGAACTTTTTCAAGACAGACAGTGTGGCAGTCAGATAGCTGACCAGGGGAAGACCAAAGAGCCCTCCAGTGGTCCTGAATGCCAGACCTGGATGCCATGGCTCAGGGGCAGAGAGGAATACCTGCAATCAGGTCCCCAGATAGTGCTCAGAAAACTatagcacaaaaaacctgaacatTATCCCCCATCCCTCAGGACTAGAGCTCAACTATAACACAAAGTTAACAGACATAAACAGAAATAACATAACAGAAATAAGCCACTAAAAAAGTgagtaagcaaaagagaaagaacctaaCTATAGATTGCTGCTATGGTGAtagagaggatctgggttcatacTCAAAATATAATGAAGTTAAAACAGCTACttgtacacagtagtaaatgcttataataaccttgtgtttgataaatgtaaagatttacaTTTTGTGGATAAGAATTTagtatttggtaaaaattgttgggaaaactggaaagcaatctaaCAGAAATTGGGCCATGACCAGtgtcttacaccatttaccaagataaggtcaaaatggatacatggccTAGCTATAAATGGAACATATTAgctggagaagaatttatgaataaacaaaagatagagagcattgtaaggtataaaatggataattctgattacattaaattgaaaagagcttgaacaaataaaatcaatgtagccaagattagaaggaaagcagaaaactggagaagatggaatttaTAGagagtttctcagataaaggtctcacatctcgaatatatagagaactttgtctaATTACTTATGAGAACATGAGgaatttcccaattgacaaatgctcaaaggatatgaataggcagtttttcaatgaaaaaagcaaaactctatatagtcataagaaaaaaatgctccaaatcattatcgattagcaaaataaaacaactccgagatatcatctcacacctatccaATGGGCTAAAATGttagaaagggaaaataacaaatatttgaaaaattgggacactaatatgctgtgggtagaactgtgaactgattctACCATTGTGGGTAACAatgtggaattatgcccaaagactcataaaactgtgtgtaccctttgaccccacAATACCACTTTTAGTTCTGATTCTCAAGATgatcaggggaaaaggaaaagaatttatatgtTCCAAATTATTTGTAGCAActttctttgtggtggctaaaaactgaaaactgaggggatgctcatcaattggggaatagttaaacaagttgtgttgtatgattgtgatggactgctactatataagaaatgatgagcacattaattttacttttatatatatttttttatttttagtttacaacattcagttccataggtTTGGggcttccaaattttctctccttccctctcctctcctcttcccccaaaacagcatgtaatccaaaTGTAGGtactacatttaccttcacacggaacttatttacataatagtccagttgtaaagaagaattataaccaatggaatgaatcatgagaagggagaaacaaaaccaaaaaagaaggggaagaaacgagagcaaatagtttgcctccatctgcattcagactccataattctttctctggttgtgcatagctttttccatcatgaatcttttagggctatctttgaaccttgtattgatgagaagagtcaagtctatcaaagttagtccttagagatatcatgtgtctgtaatcatgtatactGATCTCCTGGTtcgagcaggttgattttagaaaaacaaggaaagattgcaagaaaaaatgaagaatgaaatgagcagaaccaagagaacattgtatacagtaacagcaatattattcaaggGACAACTGTAAACAATtaagttattttgagtattataaatattcaaatcaactacgaagtacctatgaaggaagatgctctagagaaagaactgataaatagaagtatacatagtatggttttacacacacacaactgtGTTTAATGGTGGCCTTCTGTAGTGGGGGATggtaagggaaagagaaaaaaactaaaagtATACAGCAGTGAAcaaaaaaaactcagaagaaagcacagaaaagcaggatagctttaaaaataatgtgtagtatttattgcatagtttttcaaaaaaataaacagtGCGAAATGGAAATTCAGAGTTTCATATTGAATCCTTTCTTTGTGTTGTGCTgtgtaaattgattttttttgtgtcttttggtatttaagttcagaatgaataaaaaatttaaaaaagaaagtgaaatgcATGGATTAGCAAGGGAAATAAGTGAAGCCTTTCGGTCTCCTGGGATATCAGCTTTAGGCACATCACAGATTcacaaaaagcaaaaccaaaaatatttctcttcttatctttgtttgttcaggaagcctttccttagaAGTCTCCTCAGTGCTCCCTTTACTTCCTTGTTCCTCAAAGTGTAGATGAAGGGATTAGCCATGGGGGTGATGACACAATAGAAGAGCGTCAGGAACTTGGACAAATCTTGGGAACCACTTCCTGAAGGCTGCATATAGATGTAGATTCCAGGACCATAAAAAAGAAACACTACTAATAGGTGTGAGGAGCAGGTATTAAAGGTCTTGTGCCTTCTATCAGCAGAGGGGATTCGGAGCACAGCTTGAATAATGTAGCAGTAAGAAATGAAGATCATAGAAAGGGCACCCAAAACCAAGAAGGTAGCAACCACTTCCAAGGTAATCTCATTGACTTTGGTGTCCACATAGGCCATTTTAATGAGACTGGGAAATTCACAGAAGAAGTGGTCCAGTGCTCTGTGATCACACAGGGGTAGCTGGATTGTGAGTGGGGACTGCAGCAATGAGTTGGCCAAACCTATAAGCCAGGCAGTGCTGGCCAACTGTAGGCAGAGCTGATAATTCATGATAATGGAGTATCTCAGAGGTTCACAGACAGCCACATAGCGATCCAAAGCCATCATGCCTAGAAGGACACACTCAGTACAACCTAACCACTGAAACACATACACTTGGGCTACACAGCCCACATAAGTGATTGTTTTAGTTGGACCTCCTAAGTTGACCAGCATCTGGGGCACAGTGGTAGTGGTGAAGCAGACATCCAGGAAGGAGAGATTAGTGAGGAAAAATACATTGGGCTGTGAAGTTGAGGATCAAGTTGAGATACCAGGATGATGGCAATGTTCCCTACTAGAGTGAAGATGTAGGAGGTGAGAAGGATGAGGGAGAGGGGTAGATCCAGCCATGGGTAATTGGAGAAGCCCATTAGGATGAAATTACTCAGAAAGCTTCCGTTTATGTATTGCATGTCAGTTTCCTGTGAGTCACCTGCTGGCATCGATGAAGACAAGAGTGAGGGAAATCCTAGGACAGGAGAAGTTCTGAAATCAATGGGAAAATGTGAGCATTAAAGCTCCAGGTATCTGCTTCCCTGAGGGCGGTAGCAAGTACAAACATACTGTTCCTCATAGGAAGCAATAAGAAATCACAATTTACTAGAAGAAATATTTTAGCTTACTGATGGTTCTTTCCCTGGAAtaattaaacttttaaagaaaatataaatcttAATGAACAGGAACTGAATGATAGTTTAAAGTATTGAAAAGGGAGTTTGAAGAGAAATGATCAATTGTTTCACTAGTACTGTCTAGGTAACCAGGACAACTGATAAAGACATCTAGTCAACTTGGGAAGATACCTTCTGCATTCTATCATATACTCACCTAGCAAATTACTGAGAGattccatttgaagttttccCTCCTGGTAAGAGAATACATTAGTTTCCTATTGGTTTTCTTGAAATGTATAACTCCAGTTGTAAATTTTACAGCTTCACTACAGTTATCCTTTGATGTCTTGTGGAATGGAAATAACCCTGGATTCTTCAAGGCTATACTATCTTATGCAACTTTTAATAAAACAATAGTTTCCTTATTGGACTGTGGATATCTGTTCTATCTCTTGAATCCTGTCTTTAGTAACACctggttttttatatttttcctttatatatgCACATTGTATTTTGCAATTAGTCCTTATTTGTGTCTTTTATGTGTGGCATCCCCCTCTGGGTTATTCATTTAACTTTCATGAATGCTGAGAGTTGAATCCTGAGACCATTTCTCAgtgttacaaagtgcttttatatacaggattatcttctttgatccctacaacaactATGAACTAGATTGGAGATAGATAATATTCTCCTTgtttaaagaagaagaagaagaagaagaagaagaagaagaagaagaagaagaagaagaagaagaagaagaagaagaaaaagcagctaAAGTGCGGAGAGGTAAAGTGGGTATCCCAGGTCACTTAACTAGTAAGTGATAGAGCAGGGTCTCTAGCTAGGTCTTCTGATGAAAAGTCCAGTACTCCACCATGTTGTCTTTATTCAAATTAACATATAAAAACACTAAAGACAAACATATCATTAGCAAACAATGATTCTGCAAATGCCTCTTAAGTTATATTTTTCTAATCATCTGGATGATATATGGCCTCagattcaggaagaactgggttcatatcccacctctgacacatactgtatTATCCTGGGaacatcacttaaactctcagtatGACAGGCATCTCTCTAGGGCAGTTGATAATCTGTATTAGTGGAGGGAGCGTCTTTACCAAAACTTGTGGTAAAATCAAAggtctggatttaaaaaaaaataatcttttgctATTATTGTTACAAAGATTAGCCCATAGAGTACGCTCAGAGTAGCTATTCTTGGTTCCAGGTGaacatgtggaaactgagtcctcTTATTAGTTGGAGAGCTATTAGAGCCAACGAGTCAGTGAATGTACAAAAGAGCAGAGTGATAGTGCAGAACTaaggtgaaatataaaatgcctaaTCAGCAATTCCCAGACTGCTTCATGTTTTTGATGAAGTTTAAGTAACATATTCCCAGCAGAATTCATCACTAGTTAAAATTTAAGCTGCTGAATACTGTTCAGTTAATACACACTTGTGATTCTATGGTTAGCATGTTTTGTGTGTGTAGGAATAAATTACCTATACCATAACTGATTTGTATTTTTGTGCCCCCTTTTTACTCTCCACTTTTGGAAGAGTCTTGAGATATGAACTAATAAGTAAAGACATTTCCAGGAAATTCGGAGTAGGAGGAACTTGAAAGAATAATGAATGTGAGGATAGGAAACTGAACACCGTTCATTAGAAGTAAGCTCCCTAAGATTGAACACAATCTGAACTGAATATCTAGGTATGGACCAGGGAATGAATACAATACCCTACCTCCTGCTGTTACCAGCATGAGAAGTGATTAGATCATGATTATAACAACATCAGCAAGGAggataaaatttcaaaaatggGGAAATTCTATGAAGAGCAGAATTTATGTGTTGGAAAACAAGAACCAATTAATAAGTGAAAGAGGCTAGTTCATCTCAATGGTTTTTATGCTCACAGAGGGCATGATGCAAGGTGGAACAAATTGCTTAAAACAGATTAAGGAAATATACAGAGTGCTAGATCACTAGGCAGTGTCTCTAAATTCAattcactgtcatttctttcttctctctccaatggACATATACGCCAAATTTCTTACTCTGTGAGTAAACTGCTTTCTGTATGAGTATTGCTTAAGAAAGGAAAATTTGGGATAGAGTATCCTCAAGTCACTCTTAAGGATAGGAAAGCAAATGGATTGTCTTACACTGAAAAGCTAAGTAGAGAATTCTGGGGTACATTTCATTCTGTAGACTTGCCATTTCTAGTGTTCTATATGCTTATCTCTGAACTCTGTGAAAAAAGAGGTCCACTATATTCCAAATACTGAATCTGTGCCCTAGCTTCAAATTTATCACCATGCCTTAACTCAACTTCCCCCTGAAATTCAATACTATACCAATTCCCATGACCTAGTGACAGCCTCTGAGCCAAACACACATCTTCAAAGTCATTCCACCATCTAAAACTCTTACCTTTTGATAATCCTGAACTAATTGACTAGGAGAATCCCTTGGCCTAAcaaacatttccttctctgggttttcTCAGAGAATGCCTCTTGCGTCAACAAGGCCAAAGGAAGTTGACCAGAGTATTCTTCTATAAATGACTACCAAGGACAGGGCGCctataatgggacttttcttatcttaatattttgtgGTCATAtgctatgttatggcatgttaatggtaaagaaaatacagatatcCTGAgtcataatttcaattgacactttgttaactctcttattttattgtatttaccaCCTATTcgattaagaaaattccttttctcGTACTATGTttaaacatatatggagatcataaatttgagtgacacgGATATGCTGAGCTGGGATTGtcttaaaacatatttaaaaatttaaaaaaataaaaaaaacaaaaaaaattgtcatttttttatcaaGTAGTCAGAACTTAAGCTCTGACTCCATGTACAAACATGTTTGCTAGCTTCTGCTAGCTTGAAGGGattaaacaatatgaatttagatatcacctaacctgtttgcctcttttaaccaaactttcaggtcaacacttTATACTTTAACTCCCTGATTCACCAGAACTCAACCTTTCTCTTAAATTTGCCTATAGGGAATGAAAAAATCAGAATAAATATAGACATTAAAAGAAGGCATGTGGATGAGGAAGGTAGAAGTCAATGACCTTGCTTTCTTTAGTTAACCTTTGTTCTTCCCAACCTTCAAATGTAGGTCAAAGGAGCTTTGGGGTTTAAGGTGAAATTTGTGGTCTCATTACTACACAATTgctattaaatattttgtttgcttattgaCGAGAGACtccaaaatatatatgtgtgtatatatgtatatatacatatatatgtatatatacatacatatatatgtgtgtatatgtgtatatatacatatatatgtgtatgtatgtatgtgtgtgtacatatatatatatacatatacatatacatttgagAACACGGGCTCCCATTTAGGAATGGAATAGGGTATTAAAAGGCATTTCCTAACTTCAAGTCATATAGTAGTCTGGGACCATGGTAACCGCCAATACActgagtaaaaagaaaataaatttgttctCATCCTGGAGGCATTCTTCTCTGTCCTTTGTTAGCTCTTCCTGGCTACATTCAGTGGATTATAGTTAGGTGCTAGAAAAGATGTAAGCCTGCTTTTGTCCATAGGCCCTTTCTAAAGAAAACACTTTGTCAATTTGGTACAGCTCAGTAGATGTTCTTTAGGAGAAAAGGCTCAGTATATGCTATTTGACAGCTTGTGGAGACCGCAAGACTATTCAGGATGCTCAAAAGAAATGATGTGATGCCCAACAGAGATTAGAAATGTACCATCCAGAAGAGAGCAGTGAGAGAATATCACTAACAAACATAGGGAACAGGATGAAGCACGAGTTACCCCACCTTCAACAGCACCCTGGTTGCATGCactttatgtatgtgtgtcttcCATATATTTACTTTGGCCTCATCACTTCTTGGAAGGTACCTTTTCACATGAGTTGCCTAGCCACATGTCCCTAAATGCATAGTTAGTATGTGTGTTCCCTGTTCAGACTTAGTCTCTATGTGTGTGATAACCTGCAGGATCATGTATGTCACGTGTGTACCCCATACACACATGGGGAATTTTTTGACActtttttaacactttttttaaaactttatgcagtttgatttaattttcattcattaattttcattaaatttcattCATTAACTCACATTTATAATGTGTTCTATGCCTGGCTGGTAAAATTAATTACATCAAAATTAACTTGTGAACTGTTTTTTGTGAGTAGATGATGTGAGTGCCTTAGTCCTAGAAAAGCTTTTGGAAAGTCCATTTGTAAATGGGTGCCCCCCTCATCTACTTTACTTTCCACCTCCAAATTCTCCCTAATGTCACTTCCCTGCTTGCACATACACATCTTCAAAACCCAGCCCGTTCTAGATGCACAGGAGTCAACttaaaaaggagacacaaaactATGATTCCCTAAGCAGCAGTGGAGTCTGCCTCGTGCTGGGATCATGGCTTTTAACTGACCAAAAGGTCTTCCTGTAtcaagaaaagtgaaaagaatgaggATTCTCACTTCTGAACTAGTTCTCTGCCACTTGGGATATAATGTATTTACTTCTCTCCATTGGCAGAATGACTCTAAGTTCAGCCACATGAAATTGCTTGTGACAAAATGATGTAGAAACTTGCCATgggtttctattttataatatgcCATCCTCTACAACCCAAAAGGAAGCATAGATCCTTCACAAAAGGAAACAGTTGAATTTGATAGATAATAGATACTTGACATAGCATTGTCCTCTAAAGAACTCAGAACATCACAGTTATATTACTTTGGTGTGACTCCTGGAAATAAATGTTTGCCTGACAGGTACTGATCAAAATTTTACTTCAAAAAAGCAATGTTTCTTGATTAATATATATCATCTCAACTCCCTCATGGTTAGTAGGCATATTTTATATGGCTATCTGCAGGGATTTTTCTCTGAAAGTGATTCTGCCAAGTGCCCTTGAGCTAATGAGCACCAGACTCTCAAGATTAGGGCCAATTAGTTCAACTGAGCCTCGATCTGAAACTACACAACAATTTTAAGAAATCTTTAATAGATGGCTAGAAATAGCCTGGGCACTGTAGATCTTACACCATTCAAATCCAACTGTTAGGTAAAAATTTACTCATGTCTACCCTCTAATAGATAGACTCCCACACAGACCAACTAAGCTGTTGAGACTTTTTTAAAGATTGAGGATAAGAAAAGGTGGCAATGAACATCATCCCTGAAAACTCTACCTATCAACTGGCCTTCATGGGGTTTTATCTGGCCCAGTCAGCTACTATGCCCTGTCCACTGATCTCAGAAGCTTCCACTTGTAGCTCTCAACAAGAAAATGAAGGGCTAATAAAGATGAATCtgaagagtgagagacagagctAGGAGGGCATACCTCTATTCATCTCCCATTGGAAGAATCAGCTTCCTGCATCCACATGGAGCATTAGTGAGCAGAAGCAGATGGAGATATTGAGATAAAATTCAGCAAGTCCtgtcagaagaaaaaatgagaattgCTCCCTCAGGAAACACCTGTTGTAGGTTGGAAAGGAAGCTTTAGACTTTA is from Trichosurus vulpecula isolate mTriVul1 chromosome 7, mTriVul1.pri, whole genome shotgun sequence and encodes:
- the LOC118858717 gene encoding LOW QUALITY PROTEIN: olfactory receptor 2B11-like (The sequence of the model RefSeq protein was modified relative to this genomic sequence to represent the inferred CDS: inserted 1 base in 1 codon): MQYINGSFLSNFILMGFSNYPWLDLPLSLILLTSYIFTLVGNIAIILVSQLDPQLHSPMYXFLTNLSFLDVCFTTTTVPQMLVNLGGPTKTITYVGCVAQVYVFQWLGCTECVLLGMMALDRYVAVCEPLRYSIIMNYQLCLQLASTAWLIGLANSLLQSPLTIQLPLCDHRALDHFFCEFPSLIKMAYVDTKVNEITLEVVATFLVLGALSMIFISYCYIIQAVLRIPSADRRHKTFNTCSSHLLVVFLFYGPGIYIYMQPSGSGSQDLSKFLTLFYCVITPMANPFIYTLRNKEVKGALRRLLRKGFLN